A region of Syntrophorhabdus sp. DNA encodes the following proteins:
- a CDS encoding (4Fe-4S)-binding protein, protein MAKIKKKVKTIKVDADKCNGCRGCELVCSAFHSTPRYSTINPARSRIQIIRHPLKDIWLPIFAGEYTPAECMGREKYVIDGKEYDECTFCRATCPSRDIFKEPDSGLPLKCDMCEDEPPLEQPKCVEWCLNDVLVYEEREEEVEESVEMEKVETGLVSMIDKYGLDKVAEAIARISQKD, encoded by the coding sequence TGCAACGGTTGCCGGGGATGCGAGCTAGTCTGTTCCGCCTTTCACTCAACGCCCAGGTACAGCACGATCAATCCGGCACGGTCCCGCATTCAGATAATCCGTCACCCGCTGAAGGACATATGGCTTCCCATATTCGCGGGTGAATATACCCCGGCGGAATGCATGGGCAGGGAGAAGTATGTGATCGACGGCAAGGAATACGATGAGTGCACCTTCTGCAGGGCCACCTGCCCGTCGAGGGACATATTCAAGGAACCCGACTCCGGCTTGCCCCTCAAGTGTGACATGTGCGAAGACGAGCCGCCCCTCGAACAGCCGAAGTGCGTCGAGTGGTGTCTCAATGACGTCCTTGTTTACGAGGAGAGGGAGGAGGAGGTCGAAGAGAGCGTTGAGATGGAGAAGGTCGAGACGGGCCTTGTATCCATGATCGATAAGTACGGACTGGACAAGGTCGCGGAGGCCATAGCCCGGATATCCCAGAAGGATTAG